One window of the Thermodesulfomicrobium sp. WS genome contains the following:
- a CDS encoding response regulator, which yields MDSYSVLLVDDEPDFLRTIIKRLTKRGIQATSATSGEEALAMLAQEPRDVVVLDVKMPGMDGLNVLRRIKAAWPDTEVIMLTGHASIETAMEGMSCGAMDYLMKPADLEDLIYKLEDAVRKKRLRTCRP from the coding sequence ATGGATTCCTACTCCGTACTCTTGGTGGACGACGAGCCGGACTTTTTGCGCACCATCATCAAACGCCTCACCAAGCGGGGCATCCAGGCTACGAGCGCCACCAGCGGCGAAGAAGCCCTCGCCATGCTTGCCCAAGAGCCCCGGGACGTGGTGGTCTTGGATGTGAAGATGCCGGGCATGGATGGGCTGAACGTCCTTCGCCGCATCAAAGCTGCCTGGCCGGATACGGAAGTCATCATGCTCACCGGGCATGCCAGCATCGAAACCGCCATGGAAGGCATGTCGTGCGGCGCCATGGACTATCTCATGAAACCCGCAGACCTGGAAGACCTCATCTACAAGCTCGAAGACGCGGTACGAAAAAAGCGTTTGCGCACCTGCCGACCATGA
- a CDS encoding DNA internalization-related competence protein ComEC/Rec2, translating into MLPLLPWQWVVLAGVVGVFVPHAAAPSLACAAVLFVLTPLRTHVAAGLFLGVLLSLRTLPIAPACVDAHDPSWPRTLSVRGTVLSVQSYPGERMLLVVGDVEILDADGTPRPLGADLVWSWDTPPHLVAPGSVFAARLRLRPLRGTANFGLPWAEQRWLRRGVGFRASSAGEVPVQWLRGPKSLRLRILERFAALCPDKARGMLLAVVGGERLFLPPALVDRVRRAGLAHSLALSGLHVGVVLGMGLGLANLAIRLWPGLALRLPRPQLAVALGLPWSAAYLWLGGAGPSLVRAWIMACVAGGMLWRYRRFWPQDAVFAAAAAMVLLFPAWALEPSTQLSFAAVSAIVMLAPLGKYFHQYLKKWRIPRVLCWLLGLAGVSLAATIGTVPLQLFWFGVVSFGVVWNLLWLPVLSLWVMPWAMVGLGASLLPGADGVARMALDLAGWAVLGLDRALAWAEASGWLQELALPRPSWMGWTALGIALLLPWTRGVRRLAMVLMALSLGLAEVRGFASPGMSLTVLDTGSSQAVLLETPSGKRVLVDAGGAFASDYDVGRLVVVPALTVQRPPVLWGALISHADMDHIGGMPAVLSLMRVGLWGQAGPLRDDATGRQLRFALDGWGGPRHRLAAGQRLEVEPGVVLEVLHPPDGVFGPWGNAQSLVVRLTWEGRGLAILPGDIPAAVWQQVADHGHPLAAQVLILPHHGSRDALNPEVWRQVRPMHAVAACGPWNRFGHPHQEVRHWLASHNVALWTTAQHGAVRFTWKTSGSRPSVDWARRPHALGEDIMSTIMPTDQNIRQAVAWIEEARKDGKDLAALLAEAGMRFNLSPMEEQKLADIYQDQIAPRREVQ; encoded by the coding sequence TTGCTCCCGCTTCTCCCCTGGCAATGGGTGGTGCTCGCCGGGGTGGTGGGGGTTTTTGTCCCGCACGCGGCGGCGCCGAGTCTGGCCTGCGCTGCAGTCCTCTTCGTGCTCACCCCCCTGCGCACCCATGTGGCGGCGGGGCTTTTTCTGGGTGTTCTCCTTTCCCTGAGGACGCTTCCCATTGCGCCCGCCTGCGTGGATGCCCATGACCCCTCGTGGCCGCGTACGCTGTCGGTGCGAGGGACCGTCCTTTCCGTGCAAAGCTATCCGGGGGAGCGCATGCTGCTGGTGGTGGGCGACGTGGAGATCCTGGATGCAGACGGAACCCCTCGGCCTCTGGGGGCGGATCTGGTCTGGAGTTGGGATACGCCGCCGCATTTGGTGGCCCCTGGGTCGGTGTTTGCCGCCCGTTTGCGTCTGCGACCGCTTCGGGGCACGGCCAACTTCGGTCTCCCCTGGGCAGAGCAGCGATGGTTGCGGCGCGGGGTGGGGTTTCGGGCCTCGAGTGCGGGAGAGGTGCCGGTGCAGTGGCTGCGAGGCCCGAAAAGCCTGCGTCTTCGGATCCTGGAGCGATTTGCCGCCCTCTGCCCCGACAAGGCCCGAGGCATGCTCCTTGCCGTGGTCGGCGGGGAGCGGCTGTTTTTGCCACCGGCACTCGTGGACCGGGTGCGCCGGGCTGGTTTGGCCCATAGCCTTGCCCTCTCGGGGCTGCATGTGGGCGTGGTCTTGGGCATGGGGTTGGGGCTTGCAAACCTTGCCATCCGCTTGTGGCCAGGGCTGGCGCTGCGTTTGCCTCGGCCGCAGTTGGCCGTGGCCTTGGGGCTTCCGTGGAGTGCGGCCTATCTGTGGCTGGGCGGTGCAGGTCCGTCCTTGGTGCGGGCGTGGATCATGGCGTGCGTGGCAGGCGGCATGCTGTGGCGCTACCGCCGCTTCTGGCCCCAAGACGCCGTATTCGCCGCTGCAGCCGCCATGGTGCTCCTTTTTCCCGCGTGGGCCTTGGAGCCGAGCACCCAGCTTTCCTTTGCCGCGGTCAGCGCCATTGTGATGCTGGCGCCGCTGGGAAAATATTTCCATCAATACTTGAAGAAATGGCGGATTCCCCGCGTGTTGTGCTGGCTCTTGGGGCTGGCGGGGGTAAGCCTTGCTGCGACCATAGGGACCGTGCCGCTCCAGCTCTTTTGGTTTGGGGTCGTCAGCTTTGGGGTGGTGTGGAATCTCCTGTGGCTGCCGGTGCTTTCCTTGTGGGTGATGCCCTGGGCGATGGTGGGGCTGGGGGCCTCGCTGTTGCCCGGGGCAGATGGCGTGGCGCGGATGGCCTTGGATCTTGCCGGTTGGGCAGTCTTGGGCCTGGATCGGGCCCTGGCGTGGGCGGAGGCTTCCGGATGGCTGCAGGAGCTGGCACTGCCGCGACCTTCGTGGATGGGCTGGACGGCCTTGGGGATCGCGCTCCTTCTGCCATGGACGCGAGGGGTGCGTCGTCTGGCCATGGTGCTGATGGCCCTGAGTTTGGGCTTGGCGGAGGTGCGTGGTTTTGCCTCCCCGGGGATGTCGCTTACGGTGCTCGATACCGGCTCCAGTCAGGCGGTGCTGCTGGAAACCCCCTCGGGAAAGCGGGTGCTCGTGGACGCAGGCGGGGCCTTTGCCTCGGACTACGACGTGGGGCGGCTGGTGGTGGTGCCGGCGCTTACCGTACAGCGGCCGCCGGTGCTGTGGGGGGCACTCATTTCCCATGCGGATATGGACCATATCGGCGGCATGCCCGCGGTACTTTCCCTGATGCGGGTGGGCTTGTGGGGGCAGGCCGGGCCATTGCGCGACGACGCAACGGGCAGACAACTGCGCTTTGCCCTTGACGGCTGGGGTGGCCCCAGGCACAGGCTCGCCGCGGGCCAGCGGTTGGAGGTGGAGCCCGGTGTGGTGCTGGAAGTGCTCCATCCGCCAGACGGCGTCTTCGGCCCATGGGGCAATGCCCAGAGCCTCGTCGTGCGCCTGACGTGGGAGGGGCGGGGTCTGGCCATCCTTCCGGGGGATATTCCGGCAGCCGTTTGGCAGCAGGTGGCAGACCATGGCCACCCATTGGCCGCCCAAGTGCTCATACTCCCCCACCACGGTTCTCGGGACGCCTTGAACCCTGAGGTGTGGAGGCAGGTACGCCCCATGCATGCCGTGGCCGCCTGCGGGCCGTGGAACCGTTTTGGTCATCCCCACCAGGAAGTTCGCCATTGGCTCGCCAGCCACAATGTGGCATTGTGGACCACAGCCCAGCATGGGGCGGTCCGTTTTACCTGGAAAACTTCGGGGAGCCGCCCATCCGTAGACTGGGCGCGGCGTCCCCACGCTTTGGGAGAGGATATCATGAGCACCATCATGCCCACAGATCAAAACATCCGCCAGGCCGTGGCCTGGATCGAAGAAGCGCGCAAAGACGGAAAAGACCTGGCCGCATTGCTGGCCGAGGCAGGGATGCGCTTCAATCTTTCCCCCATGGAAGAGCAGAAGCTCGCTGATATTTATCAAGACCAGATCGCTCCCAGGCGGGAAGTGCAGTAG
- a CDS encoding DUF2845 domain-containing protein has protein sequence MRALLFALAITGLFPSLLGAIDLRCQGDLMTPGTIMAKVVAKCGPPLTERDVGEVSYLNERRRELRKFTVTELTYAVPGGFYVLTFEGGILKKSEYVPQ, from the coding sequence ATGCGTGCTCTCCTTTTTGCCCTGGCCATCACCGGACTTTTCCCTTCCCTGCTGGGAGCCATTGATTTGCGCTGCCAAGGGGATCTCATGACCCCAGGCACCATCATGGCCAAGGTGGTGGCCAAATGCGGCCCGCCCCTGACCGAACGCGACGTGGGGGAGGTCTCCTACCTCAATGAACGCCGCCGCGAACTGCGCAAATTTACCGTAACCGAACTCACCTATGCCGTGCCCGGCGGGTTTTACGTCCTGACCTTCGAAGGCGGGATCCTCAAAAAAAGCGAATATGTGCCCCAGTGA
- a CDS encoding TetR/AcrR family transcriptional regulator, whose protein sequence is MDTKERILLAARDLFGSFGFANTTYKRIAQHLGIAEGLIAHHFGSKDNLFVEVQVRILQDLTERMAEGEFYAHHGLSMLLNQAKALLRASQDPQSGCRALLRCSPLFSLEHQSPDARLLAGCQTMIQRVLTAIVRGQKDGSIRSTLEPTLAASVFFATVFGAIRARLLTPAHGVLGIEPKDGFYAEILSILERYFSASSSSEDDGATR, encoded by the coding sequence ATGGACACCAAAGAACGCATTCTCCTCGCCGCCCGAGACCTTTTTGGCTCCTTCGGCTTTGCGAACACCACGTACAAACGCATCGCGCAGCACCTCGGTATCGCCGAGGGGCTCATCGCCCACCACTTTGGCAGCAAAGACAATCTCTTTGTGGAGGTGCAGGTCCGTATCCTTCAAGACCTCACCGAGCGCATGGCCGAAGGCGAATTTTACGCCCACCACGGTCTTTCCATGCTCCTCAATCAGGCCAAGGCCCTCTTGCGCGCCTCGCAAGACCCGCAAAGCGGCTGTCGCGCGCTCTTGCGCTGCTCGCCGCTTTTTTCCCTCGAGCACCAAAGTCCGGATGCACGGCTCCTTGCCGGCTGCCAAACCATGATCCAGCGCGTGCTGACCGCCATCGTCCGCGGCCAAAAAGATGGCAGTATCCGCAGCACCCTCGAGCCCACACTGGCGGCCAGTGTGTTTTTTGCCACGGTATTCGGGGCGATCCGCGCCCGGCTGCTCACCCCTGCCCACGGCGTCCTCGGCATCGAGCCCAAAGACGGCTTCTACGCCGAGATCCTCAGCATCCTTGAGCGCTACTTTTCCGCGTCGTCCTCATCGGAGGACGACGGGGCGACGAGATAA
- a CDS encoding LptF/LptG family permease, protein MTVLARLLVRRNLFLLALVLGIGLGVYLFVEVFDRLDNFLEAGVSLRLLGLYVLYRCPFVLAQIFPGAFVVAVGVQMALMGRARELIALRAAAVAPWSWQRIFLVYATVVAIGHFLLSQGLGVVGHGLAERIWNEEVRGRNLVARSLSDVWFREKQAVVWVQRLFPVTRKGEGVRVYVMDAAGQPQRILDAEAVDAQPGEWRLTRVREVDVSRLSESHSDTVTFPLAMDPKSFLTMDPKTSLESVSLWRLGEEIDRLRQSGAGVERLTTAWHMKLAQSAAIPVMALAALVVASVVRSPYAVVALGLVASFGYYALFVVFSSAGQQGLVPPAVGAWAANVLVAAMVLAAVAMRRLWRGAWFGG, encoded by the coding sequence ATGACCGTGCTGGCACGGCTTCTCGTGCGCCGCAACCTCTTCTTGTTGGCATTGGTGCTTGGCATCGGCCTGGGGGTCTATCTCTTTGTGGAAGTCTTCGATCGCCTGGACAATTTCTTGGAGGCCGGGGTTTCCCTGCGGCTTTTGGGGTTGTATGTGCTATACCGTTGCCCGTTTGTCCTGGCGCAGATCTTTCCGGGCGCTTTTGTGGTGGCCGTGGGCGTGCAGATGGCCCTCATGGGCCGGGCGCGGGAACTCATTGCCTTGCGCGCTGCAGCGGTCGCTCCCTGGAGTTGGCAGCGGATTTTTCTCGTGTACGCTACGGTGGTGGCCATCGGGCATTTCCTGCTTTCCCAAGGGCTTGGCGTGGTGGGGCATGGCCTGGCGGAGCGCATCTGGAACGAGGAGGTGCGGGGGAGAAATCTCGTGGCGCGCTCCCTGTCGGATGTCTGGTTTCGGGAAAAGCAGGCCGTGGTGTGGGTGCAGCGGCTGTTTCCGGTCACGCGCAAGGGGGAAGGCGTGCGCGTCTACGTGATGGATGCGGCAGGTCAACCCCAGCGCATCCTGGATGCCGAGGCAGTGGACGCGCAGCCAGGGGAGTGGCGGCTTACTCGGGTGCGGGAGGTGGACGTCTCCCGCTTGAGCGAAAGTCACTCTGACACGGTGACCTTTCCTCTTGCCATGGACCCCAAGAGCTTTTTGACCATGGACCCCAAGACCAGTTTGGAGTCCGTGTCCTTGTGGCGTTTGGGGGAAGAGATCGACCGCCTTCGCCAAAGCGGGGCCGGGGTGGAGCGCCTCACCACCGCCTGGCATATGAAGCTTGCCCAATCCGCGGCCATCCCGGTCATGGCCTTGGCGGCCTTGGTGGTGGCCAGCGTGGTGCGCTCCCCCTACGCGGTGGTGGCTTTGGGGCTGGTGGCCTCCTTTGGGTATTACGCCCTGTTCGTGGTGTTTTCTTCAGCCGGCCAGCAGGGGTTGGTGCCGCCTGCGGTGGGGGCATGGGCAGCCAATGTCTTGGTTGCGGCAATGGTGCTGGCGGCAGTGGCCATGCGGCGTCTGTGGAGGGGAGCGTGGTTTGGTGGTTGA
- a CDS encoding LptF/LptG family permease translates to MRILTRVMIQEMLVAAGLTAAALLGLITLGRMLQLRELFLVQGVGVMHLLRLFVYLTPFFLTVLVPASAMLAVYLTVTRMGTDREIVALRAAGIGIAPLVTPSLVLCLAAAAITVWAGFWGVAWGMERFRDTIMELARQQTMVRVQPGVFTQVAPNITIYAREVSPSGGQLTDVFVHDASRADALTITAPQGQLAVDPTAGRLVVALENGTMVREGAVGISQVRFAHYLVSLDLSGVFSGMRLGEVSPKEMEWKALWQMFRQRRSLEDTNLARRVAIEVHKRPALAVACPLLGLTMLAVALVFSGISRQWGLVVGMGVFFLYYVLLSAGMSLAEGGVVSPAFGVWAPSVFFAAGATVLLRAAATERWVTVRWPCGRRAA, encoded by the coding sequence GTGCGGATCCTCACCCGGGTCATGATTCAGGAGATGCTCGTGGCGGCAGGTTTGACCGCCGCAGCGCTCCTGGGCCTCATTACTCTTGGCCGCATGCTCCAATTGCGGGAGCTCTTTTTGGTGCAAGGCGTGGGCGTCATGCACCTTTTGCGCCTTTTTGTGTACTTGACGCCGTTTTTCCTCACGGTGCTCGTCCCTGCTTCCGCCATGCTGGCGGTATATTTGACCGTGACCCGCATGGGCACAGATCGGGAGATCGTGGCGTTGCGCGCGGCCGGGATTGGCATCGCCCCGCTCGTGACCCCAAGTCTTGTGCTCTGCCTCGCAGCGGCAGCCATCACCGTGTGGGCGGGGTTTTGGGGCGTGGCCTGGGGCATGGAGCGGTTTCGAGACACCATCATGGAGCTGGCGCGGCAGCAGACCATGGTCCGCGTCCAGCCCGGAGTCTTCACCCAAGTGGCGCCGAACATTACCATTTATGCCCGAGAGGTGAGCCCCTCCGGAGGACAGTTGACCGATGTCTTCGTGCACGACGCCTCTCGGGCCGATGCGCTCACCATCACCGCCCCGCAAGGGCAGCTTGCAGTGGATCCGACCGCTGGTCGTCTGGTGGTGGCCTTGGAAAATGGAACCATGGTGCGCGAGGGGGCGGTAGGCATTTCGCAGGTACGCTTTGCCCACTATCTGGTATCGTTGGATCTTTCGGGGGTGTTCTCCGGCATGCGGCTCGGGGAAGTGTCTCCCAAGGAGATGGAATGGAAGGCGTTGTGGCAAATGTTCCGGCAGCGCCGAAGCCTGGAAGACACCAATTTGGCGCGTCGGGTGGCCATCGAGGTGCACAAGCGTCCTGCCTTGGCCGTGGCGTGCCCCCTTTTGGGGCTCACCATGCTCGCCGTGGCCCTGGTCTTTTCCGGCATCAGCCGTCAGTGGGGCTTGGTGGTGGGCATGGGCGTCTTTTTTCTCTACTATGTCCTACTTTCCGCGGGCATGTCTTTGGCCGAAGGCGGGGTGGTGTCTCCGGCCTTTGGGGTGTGGGCCCCCAGCGTCTTTTTTGCCGCAGGCGCGACGGTGCTGCTTCGGGCTGCGGCCACGGAGCGCTGGGTTACCGTGCGCTGGCCTTGCGGGAGGAGGGCGGCATGA
- a CDS encoding PEP/pyruvate-binding domain-containing protein, giving the protein MGIMRAIQSLLGRTPPPLSAADAEDQEAIFRARYENFQRLLAANNASLDLMAALEAALHGERHFGMYFLRSTVTTLLTKVYSMVERLRALAPERYPDLPLAFHAVAEEIRTRLAPRKVVGTSALVLDLHELSAAMADDVGAKMAHLGELRRLRIPVPDGFAITATACQTFFRHNGLGEEIACMVQSHAMGGALFDVEATSETPSFSILDICTRIQAKILDAPVPEEVQQAILDGYARLKARLGYAPRVALRSSAVGEDAAGASFAGQHRSLLNLSEESLVDAYKEILASKYSPHATVYRHRKGIREDEVFMAVGCLVMVDAAAGGVAYSRSPVDPQNTHVHITAALGAAKGVVDGSAPTDQYQVTREDPPRLAVRDIAEKSWRIVQAATEGVRRETVEESARTRPCLTDSQAIELARMVLFLEDHYGTAQDVEWALTPANTLVVLQARPLEIRAESPQPDTLAPAAITTSARICGGQTVSPGAGCGPVHILRNNVNMLTVPQGAVLVCADALPKWAAVLPQASAVVSERGSTAGHLGTVAREFRIPALFGVPGATAILAPGEMVTVDASNTCIYPGRVEVLLVQKPARPPLAGSPVYQTLERLAEVILPLTLTDPDSPRFRAKNCTTLHDITRFCHEKAVTEMFAFGRDHPFSPRASKQLKTVVPMQWWVLNLDDGFTREVTGRYVDLASIASIPMLALWRGIVAFPWEGPPTLDGRGFMSVLFQSATNPNLEPGGASQYATKNYFVIARHFCSMQCRFGYHFTSVETMAGPRPRENYIRFQFKGGAADETRRARRARLVAELLDAFHFQTQVRGDNLAARMDDCEAAFIEKHLELLGHLIMHTRQLDMVMAQEDLVAAYRERLLSQMRWLYEQPLPTPASNT; this is encoded by the coding sequence ATGGGCATTATGCGCGCCATCCAAAGCCTTCTTGGCCGGACCCCACCGCCTTTGTCTGCGGCGGACGCCGAGGATCAGGAAGCCATCTTCCGGGCTCGCTACGAAAACTTCCAGCGCCTGCTTGCCGCCAACAACGCCAGTCTCGACCTCATGGCCGCCCTGGAGGCCGCCCTACACGGCGAGCGTCATTTTGGGATGTATTTTCTGCGCTCCACGGTGACGACCCTGCTCACCAAGGTCTACAGCATGGTGGAGCGCCTGCGCGCCCTGGCCCCAGAACGCTACCCCGACCTCCCACTCGCCTTCCACGCCGTTGCCGAAGAGATCCGCACCCGCTTGGCGCCCCGAAAAGTGGTGGGCACTTCGGCCTTAGTCCTTGATCTCCACGAACTTTCCGCCGCCATGGCCGACGACGTGGGGGCCAAGATGGCCCACTTGGGAGAACTTCGGCGTCTGCGCATCCCGGTACCCGACGGCTTTGCCATTACCGCTACGGCCTGCCAGACGTTTTTCCGGCATAACGGCCTGGGCGAAGAAATCGCCTGCATGGTGCAGTCCCACGCCATGGGTGGCGCCCTCTTTGACGTGGAAGCCACTAGCGAGACACCGTCATTCTCCATTTTGGACATCTGCACGCGTATCCAGGCAAAAATCCTCGACGCGCCGGTTCCGGAAGAGGTCCAGCAGGCCATCCTCGATGGATACGCCCGCCTCAAGGCCCGGTTGGGATACGCCCCGCGCGTGGCCCTGCGCTCCAGCGCTGTGGGCGAAGACGCCGCCGGGGCCAGCTTCGCAGGCCAGCACCGCTCACTCCTTAACCTCAGCGAAGAAAGTCTGGTGGATGCCTACAAGGAGATCCTCGCCAGCAAGTATTCGCCCCATGCCACCGTATACCGGCACCGCAAGGGGATCCGGGAAGACGAGGTCTTTATGGCTGTGGGGTGTCTCGTCATGGTGGACGCCGCTGCTGGCGGCGTGGCCTATTCCCGCAGCCCTGTGGACCCCCAAAACACCCACGTGCACATCACCGCGGCCCTAGGTGCCGCCAAGGGCGTCGTGGACGGCAGTGCGCCCACGGACCAGTACCAGGTGACGCGGGAAGACCCGCCTCGTCTTGCGGTCAGGGACATCGCGGAAAAATCCTGGCGCATCGTCCAAGCAGCCACCGAAGGCGTGCGCAGGGAGACGGTGGAGGAAAGTGCCCGCACCCGCCCCTGCCTTACCGACTCTCAAGCCATAGAGCTCGCCCGCATGGTGCTTTTTCTGGAGGACCATTACGGCACGGCCCAAGATGTGGAATGGGCGCTCACTCCGGCAAATACGCTTGTCGTCCTCCAGGCCCGTCCCTTGGAAATCCGGGCCGAGTCCCCGCAACCCGACACCCTGGCGCCAGCAGCCATCACGACTTCTGCGCGCATCTGCGGCGGCCAGACCGTCAGTCCCGGAGCGGGATGTGGTCCGGTACACATACTCCGCAACAACGTGAACATGCTCACCGTTCCCCAGGGCGCCGTACTGGTATGTGCGGACGCTCTGCCCAAATGGGCGGCCGTACTCCCCCAGGCCAGCGCCGTGGTGAGCGAGCGCGGCAGCACCGCCGGGCACCTGGGTACCGTGGCGCGGGAATTCCGCATCCCGGCACTCTTTGGCGTCCCGGGAGCTACGGCCATACTCGCCCCAGGGGAAATGGTGACGGTTGATGCCTCCAACACCTGCATCTACCCAGGCCGTGTGGAAGTCCTACTTGTCCAAAAACCCGCGCGGCCGCCTCTGGCAGGCTCTCCCGTGTACCAAACCCTGGAGCGACTGGCCGAGGTCATTTTGCCCCTCACCCTCACCGACCCGGACAGCCCCCGATTCCGGGCGAAAAATTGCACCACGCTCCACGACATCACCCGTTTTTGCCACGAAAAGGCGGTGACCGAGATGTTCGCCTTTGGCCGGGATCATCCCTTTTCGCCGCGGGCAAGCAAACAGCTCAAAACCGTGGTCCCCATGCAGTGGTGGGTACTCAACCTCGATGACGGCTTTACCCGTGAGGTCACAGGACGTTATGTGGATTTGGCCTCCATCGCCAGCATCCCCATGCTTGCCCTATGGCGGGGAATCGTGGCCTTTCCCTGGGAAGGGCCGCCGACCCTCGATGGCCGTGGGTTCATGTCCGTGCTTTTTCAAAGCGCTACGAACCCCAATCTGGAACCCGGGGGCGCCTCCCAATACGCCACCAAAAACTATTTTGTCATCGCCCGGCATTTTTGCTCCATGCAATGCCGATTCGGCTACCACTTCACGTCCGTGGAGACCATGGCCGGCCCCCGGCCGCGGGAAAACTACATCCGCTTCCAATTCAAAGGCGGGGCTGCCGACGAAACCCGCCGTGCCCGCCGCGCCCGGCTGGTGGCAGAACTCCTTGACGCCTTCCACTTCCAAACCCAGGTGCGCGGCGACAATCTCGCGGCGCGCATGGACGACTGCGAGGCGGCGTTCATCGAAAAGCATTTGGAACTGCTCGGGCACCTCATCATGCACACCCGGCAGTTGGACATGGTCATGGCCCAAGAAGATTTGGTCGCGGCCTACCGCGAGCGGCTTCTTTCGCAAATGCGCTGGCTCTACGAGCAGCCCTTGCCAACCCCTGCTTCCAACACCTAG
- a CDS encoding OmpP1/FadL family transporter, whose protein sequence is MQRLRAMLMACALVLLAAQSGAAAGFGIYEWSARGNALGGATVGRADDPSAIASNPAGITQLDGIRVLGGVTFIHPVVDVRTNTQWTTSDENALWIPPHFYATAKLNDRLSLGVGAFSRFGLGSVFDEDWPGRYNSYEAIIKSVSATPVLAYQISEKWSAAFGLDATYLAFTKQQKIANGAISALIPAGDNNLKLDADGMGYGFNAGIHYRPCPYARLGLTYRSPVTMKVRGDADFTRSAGYAAAASASPLLDAWLRDSRAWGTVTLPDSLAFGLAIYPWEKLSIEAGFVYTWWSKYDALTINYADAVIPGGKTQTSSIKDWNDVWRFNVGLEYALLPWMDVRLGYVYDESPVPDDTIDYMVPANDRHLLNGGLGFHWDNWTVDLNYTYLIITDRDIDARPKEGVLEGEVNDGRAHMLGVSVGYTF, encoded by the coding sequence ATGCAGCGATTGCGGGCGATGCTCATGGCGTGTGCCTTGGTGCTGCTGGCCGCGCAAAGCGGTGCGGCGGCGGGGTTTGGGATCTATGAATGGAGTGCCCGGGGCAACGCCTTGGGCGGGGCCACTGTGGGTCGGGCCGATGATCCTTCGGCCATTGCCAGCAATCCTGCGGGCATCACCCAACTGGACGGCATCCGGGTGCTGGGCGGTGTCACCTTCATCCATCCTGTGGTGGATGTGCGCACCAATACCCAATGGACCACCTCGGACGAGAACGCCTTGTGGATTCCGCCGCATTTCTACGCCACGGCCAAGCTCAACGATCGGCTGAGCCTCGGCGTGGGGGCCTTTTCCCGCTTTGGCCTGGGCTCGGTGTTTGATGAAGATTGGCCCGGCCGCTACAACTCCTACGAGGCCATCATCAAGTCGGTGTCCGCGACCCCGGTTCTGGCCTATCAGATTTCGGAAAAATGGTCTGCGGCTTTTGGTCTGGACGCCACCTATCTCGCATTCACCAAGCAGCAGAAGATCGCCAATGGGGCCATCTCTGCCTTGATTCCGGCAGGAGACAACAACTTGAAGCTCGATGCCGACGGCATGGGATACGGCTTCAATGCCGGCATCCATTATCGGCCTTGTCCCTACGCCCGCCTGGGACTCACCTACCGCAGCCCGGTGACCATGAAGGTGCGCGGCGATGCGGATTTTACCCGTTCCGCCGGGTATGCCGCGGCGGCGAGCGCAAGTCCCCTGCTCGATGCCTGGCTTCGGGATTCACGCGCCTGGGGAACCGTTACCTTGCCCGATTCCCTGGCTTTTGGCCTTGCCATCTACCCGTGGGAAAAGCTCAGTATCGAAGCCGGTTTCGTGTACACGTGGTGGAGCAAGTACGACGCCTTGACCATAAACTATGCGGACGCGGTCATTCCTGGCGGCAAGACGCAAACGTCGTCCATCAAGGACTGGAACGACGTATGGCGCTTCAATGTGGGGCTCGAGTACGCCCTGCTTCCCTGGATGGATGTGCGTTTGGGCTACGTGTATGACGAGTCTCCGGTGCCAGACGATACCATCGACTACATGGTCCCGGCCAATGACCGCCATCTCCTCAATGGTGGCTTGGGGTTCCACTGGGACAACTGGACCGTGGACCTCAATTACACGTACTTGATCATCACGGATCGCGACATCGACGCCCGCCCCAAGGAGGGCGTGCTGGAAGGGGAGGTCAACGATGGGCGCGCCCACATGCTGGGCGTCTCCGTGGGCTATACCTTCTAG
- a CDS encoding Rdx family protein, which produces MERAGKLASEIGAILGPQAVTLVPAPQLRGDMEVWFRGQCVWRLRSERRFPSAQAILARMAAIETP; this is translated from the coding sequence TTGGAGCGGGCCGGGAAGCTCGCCTCCGAGATCGGCGCCATCCTTGGTCCGCAAGCGGTAACGCTGGTGCCTGCACCGCAACTGCGCGGAGATATGGAAGTCTGGTTCCGCGGGCAGTGCGTGTGGCGCCTGCGCTCCGAGCGGCGTTTCCCCAGCGCTCAGGCCATCCTCGCTCGCATGGCCGCCATAGAAACGCCCTGA